One segment of Vidua macroura isolate BioBank_ID:100142 chromosome 24, ASM2450914v1, whole genome shotgun sequence DNA contains the following:
- the RABIF gene encoding guanine nucleotide exchange factor MSS4, whose protein sequence is MAAPCAEMEPAAPPASPPAPPAAAPGSAGLVCAQGRNLRAVLCQRCGSRVLLPGAATFARRELLLPAMRKKAAAAAAGGGGDVLREHWLVRDMFSFENVGFTRDVGNVKFLVCADCEAGPIGWHCLDDKDSFYVALERVAHE, encoded by the exons ATGGCGGCGCCCTGCGCGGAGATGGAGCCGGCGGCGCCTCCGGCCTCTCCCCCCGCTCCTCCTGCGGCCGCGCCGGGCTCGGCCGGGCTCGTGTGCGCGCAGGGCCGCAACCTGCGGGCCGTGCTGTGCCAGCGCTGCGGCTCCCGGGTGCTGCTGCCCGGCGCCGCCACCTTCGCCCGCCGTGAG ctcctcctgcccgcCATGAGGAAgaaggcggcggcggcggcggcgggaggcggcggggacGTGCTGCGGGAGCACTGGCTGGTGCGCGACATGTTCTCCTTCGAGAACGTGGGATTCACCCGCGACGTGGGCAACGTCAAGTTCCTGGTGTGCGCCGACTGCGAGGCGGGGCCCATCGGCTGGCACTGCCTCGACGACAAGGACAGCTTCTACGTGGCGCTGGAGCGCGTGGCCCACGAGTGA